The proteins below are encoded in one region of Peribacillus muralis:
- a CDS encoding O-antigen ligase family protein: protein MKLLEKHALPILVLCLLVPTAIPHPIIGYVATALMLVFIGINKKSLLCLLFIYFPARPLFMELNGGLTYSGDLIILTLFVSLLMERFKNNDWSFSKYHFTIPFWLFCLVGALAALVTGVGFLPILFELRALLITFLLLYIIGELNLERKDIFHFLKATLVFTIILCLHGLVEKIFSRTILLPHAWEMWNLSSANRMRIYGAAANPNVFATYLSIQLFLSFFLFRSLKKYNILVFLASILLSGTLLLTYSRGTMIAFGLAALVFVIWTRNKSFLIYGLGAFGFGLLLIYYPVLFASSKVELSAAVPMDNLVIGSTTASDHDQALSSRFSEIFSDKILHQSTEWGRLYVVFKGIEIFMDHPIIGTGLATFGDSATLAYPSPLYEKYQVGERMYTDNQYIQILVQTGVLGFLAIFAFIIFACRKILRSGKGTFAIFIACLLLEGLLAGLFYNILEDKTFTVFFYSCLGFILQKDIILKD, encoded by the coding sequence TTGAAGCTTCTCGAAAAACATGCCTTACCCATCCTTGTACTTTGCCTGCTCGTGCCAACGGCAATTCCTCACCCGATCATCGGCTATGTAGCGACGGCATTGATGCTCGTTTTCATCGGTATAAATAAAAAAAGTCTATTATGCCTTCTATTCATTTACTTCCCTGCCCGGCCCTTATTCATGGAATTGAATGGCGGACTAACTTATTCAGGTGACCTGATCATACTAACCTTATTCGTTTCATTGCTTATGGAAAGATTCAAAAATAACGATTGGTCGTTTTCCAAGTATCATTTCACCATACCCTTTTGGCTCTTTTGTTTAGTGGGTGCATTAGCTGCACTCGTAACGGGTGTCGGGTTCCTGCCCATCCTCTTTGAACTAAGGGCCTTGCTTATAACATTCTTGCTTCTTTACATTATCGGCGAATTAAATCTAGAAAGAAAGGATATCTTTCACTTTTTGAAGGCAACCCTAGTATTTACCATCATCCTTTGCCTTCATGGACTGGTCGAGAAAATTTTCTCGCGAACGATCCTCCTTCCGCACGCATGGGAAATGTGGAATCTCTCTTCAGCCAATCGAATGAGGATTTATGGAGCTGCAGCCAACCCTAATGTTTTCGCCACATACTTAAGCATTCAGCTGTTTCTTAGTTTCTTCCTGTTTCGGTCACTGAAAAAATACAACATTCTCGTCTTCCTGGCATCTATCTTGCTTTCCGGGACACTATTGCTCACCTATTCTCGGGGTACGATGATTGCCTTCGGATTGGCGGCGCTCGTCTTCGTAATATGGACGAGAAATAAATCGTTTCTTATATATGGATTAGGGGCCTTCGGGTTCGGCCTGCTTCTCATTTACTACCCGGTTTTGTTCGCTTCAAGCAAAGTGGAGCTATCCGCAGCCGTCCCGATGGATAACCTGGTGATAGGGAGCACGACTGCTTCCGATCATGACCAGGCCCTCTCCAGCCGTTTTTCGGAAATTTTTTCTGATAAAATTCTGCACCAAAGTACAGAGTGGGGACGCTTATATGTCGTTTTCAAAGGAATCGAAATCTTCATGGATCACCCGATCATCGGTACGGGGCTAGCCACCTTCGGGGATTCAGCCACACTGGCCTACCCTTCACCGCTTTATGAAAAATATCAAGTCGGGGAAAGGATGTATACCGATAATCAATACATTCAGATCCTGGTTCAAACAGGCGTGCTTGGTTTTCTTGCCATTTTTGCGTTCATCATTTTTGCCTGCCGTAAAATCTTGAGATCGGGGAAGGGCACTTTTGCCATTTTCATTGCCTGTCTCCTGCTGGAAGGCCTATTGGCAGGACTTTTTTACAATATCCTCGAGGATAAGACGTTTACCGTGTTTTTTTATAGTTGCTTAGGATTCATTTTACAAAAGGACATCATTTTAAAGGATTGA
- a CDS encoding WecB/TagA/CpsF family glycosyltransferase encodes MTEKFVEILSIPFIDSNMDEFVNKIIYPRIMNQDKTFVVTANPEIVEYANDHQDYKDIILSADYITPDGVGIIMASKWLNQPLQERITGFDLMNELFQVADRKALKIYLLGAEEDVIEAAALKVKRQYPGIDLVGYHHGYIDIKDASLAMSIAELEPDIILTALGFPRQEKWVSKHYPLFKKGVFMGVGGSFDVLAGKVNRAPVFWQKMRLEWLYRLIQQPSRWKRMLALPRFVFKVKRLRKKVQRS; translated from the coding sequence ATGACTGAAAAGTTTGTAGAGATCCTCTCGATTCCATTCATCGATAGCAATATGGATGAATTTGTGAATAAGATCATCTATCCAAGAATAATGAACCAGGATAAAACGTTTGTCGTTACAGCAAACCCGGAAATCGTTGAATATGCCAATGACCATCAGGATTATAAGGACATCATTTTATCGGCTGATTACATCACGCCGGATGGTGTTGGTATTATTATGGCCTCCAAATGGCTAAATCAACCTTTGCAAGAGCGGATTACGGGATTCGATTTGATGAATGAACTATTCCAAGTCGCTGATCGCAAGGCTTTGAAAATATATTTGCTTGGGGCGGAAGAAGATGTGATCGAAGCAGCCGCCCTTAAAGTGAAACGGCAATACCCAGGAATTGATTTAGTTGGATACCACCATGGTTATATTGATATAAAGGACGCAAGCTTGGCTATGTCCATAGCGGAACTTGAACCTGACATCATTTTGACTGCATTGGGCTTTCCTCGGCAGGAGAAATGGGTGTCAAAGCACTATCCCTTATTTAAAAAGGGAGTCTTCATGGGGGTGGGCGGAAGCTTCGATGTCCTTGCAGGTAAAGTGAACCGTGCCCCGGTTTTTTGGCAAAAGATGCGTCTTGAATGGTTGTACCGGCTGATCCAACAACCTTCTCGGTGGAAACGGATGCTTGCACTGCCAAGGTTCGTTTTCAAAGTAAAGCGTTTAAGGAAAAAGGTGCAGCGTTCCTGA
- a CDS encoding YigZ family protein, giving the protein MLTKYLTVTGRGEHEITIEKSRFISHIARVETEEAAHAFIQEIKKKHKDATHNCSAYMIGEQNQIQKALDDGEPSGTAGVPILEVLKKKELKDTVVVVTRYFGGIKLGAGGLIRAYSKSTSEGINATGIVMRKLMRVISTTVDYTWLGKLENELRSSIYQIKEIKYLDQVTILVYAEEAHKETYTSWMTELTNGQGEIVEGEMLYLEEAFA; this is encoded by the coding sequence ATGCTCACTAAATATTTAACGGTGACAGGCCGCGGCGAACATGAAATCACCATTGAAAAATCACGTTTCATTTCCCACATCGCACGCGTCGAAACGGAAGAAGCCGCACATGCATTCATCCAGGAGATCAAGAAAAAGCACAAAGATGCTACACATAATTGTTCAGCCTATATGATCGGGGAGCAAAACCAAATCCAAAAGGCACTTGATGACGGGGAACCGAGTGGTACGGCAGGAGTACCCATCCTCGAGGTTCTTAAGAAAAAAGAGTTGAAAGACACTGTTGTAGTGGTTACAAGGTATTTCGGGGGAATCAAACTTGGCGCAGGAGGATTGATCCGCGCTTATAGCAAGTCGACATCAGAGGGAATCAATGCCACTGGTATCGTCATGAGAAAGTTAATGAGAGTCATTTCGACAACGGTCGACTATACATGGCTCGGAAAATTGGAAAACGAATTACGTTCTTCCATTTATCAAATAAAGGAAATTAAATACCTCGATCAAGTAACGATCCTCGTATATGCCGAAGAAGCACATAAAGAAACCTATACCTCCTGGATGACTGAGCTGACTAACGGTCAAGGTGAAATCGTTGAAGGTGAAATGCTTTATTTGGAGGAGGCATTCGCCTGA
- a CDS encoding LCP family protein, whose product MSTTRRVYKIKKTKKKRRKRLWLFLVPLLVLGLGATTYAATLYMKAQHVFNDSYDPVEASAKRSASVDPLEDNFSILFIGIDDSDERDYKGNSRSDALILATFNKDQKSIKLLSIPRDSYVYVPAKGVTTKINAAHAAGGPKATMDTVEELFDVPVDYYVRMNFNAFIDVVNSLDGIEVDVPYEMHEMDSHDKKNAIHLQKGIQTVDGEEALAFARTRKQDSDIQRGERQQEVLKAIIAKATSAGALTKYTDVMEAVGDNMTTNLQFSQIKGFIKYVTGDNGLDLETIKLEGQDSTINGTYYYQLNETSVANTKLLLQSHLNLGPKEVSNQTEAVQPQVEE is encoded by the coding sequence ATGTCTACTACTAGGCGTGTCTATAAAATAAAGAAGACAAAGAAAAAAAGGCGAAAGAGGCTGTGGCTTTTCCTGGTGCCTCTGCTGGTACTTGGACTGGGTGCCACTACGTATGCCGCAACTCTATATATGAAAGCACAGCATGTATTCAATGATTCATATGATCCCGTGGAGGCTTCGGCGAAGCGGAGTGCATCCGTCGACCCGCTCGAAGATAATTTCTCCATTCTATTCATAGGAATCGATGATAGTGACGAACGGGACTATAAAGGAAATTCACGCTCGGATGCTTTAATCCTGGCTACGTTCAATAAAGATCAGAAATCGATTAAACTTTTGAGCATCCCGCGTGATTCCTATGTGTATGTGCCCGCCAAGGGAGTCACCACAAAAATCAATGCTGCACATGCTGCCGGAGGTCCAAAAGCTACGATGGATACCGTGGAAGAATTATTTGATGTTCCAGTCGATTATTATGTACGCATGAATTTCAATGCTTTCATAGATGTCGTGAATTCTTTGGATGGAATCGAAGTTGACGTGCCATATGAAATGCATGAAATGGACTCACATGACAAAAAGAATGCGATCCATCTGCAAAAAGGAATACAGACCGTTGATGGTGAAGAGGCACTGGCCTTTGCACGCACACGTAAACAAGACAGTGATATCCAACGCGGCGAGCGCCAGCAGGAAGTCCTTAAAGCCATCATTGCCAAAGCTACATCCGCTGGAGCTTTAACGAAATATACTGACGTAATGGAAGCTGTCGGTGACAATATGACTACAAATCTTCAATTCTCACAAATTAAAGGTTTCATAAAATATGTAACTGGCGATAATGGCCTAGATCTTGAAACGATCAAGCTTGAAGGACAGGATTCCACCATTAACGGAACTTATTATTATCAGTTGAATGAAACGTCCGTAGCGAACACGAAGCTATTGCTTCAATCACACTTGAATTTGGGACCTAAAGAAGTCTCCAATCAAACCGAAGCCGTACAGCCGCAGGTAGAAGAATAA
- a CDS encoding glycosyltransferase family 4 protein: MKVLHLNAGNETGGGMFHIMSLLGQLKKEECMLGVFEEGELYRRSVTAGIKTELFLQHSKYDFSILKRLRDFIRLNDIDLIHTHGPRANIYGAFLKRLIKRPWLLTVHSAPHHDFLGQGLKGKLFTGLHVRSFQYADHVLAVSDRFRLDLIDQGIDPTKITKILNGIDFEKKLPTPFQRREFGFGEDDFIIIMPARLEPVKGHEFALEALRAVVSKSPLVKLLLVGDGSRRKTLERVVVDTGLSDNVIFLGHRADVERIYPMADVTLLTSLSESFPLVLLEGARSSLPAITSDVGGVKELIPDPSKGWVTEIGNVGKLAEAIIHALELKESGELTKIGSDLQKFAKNNFSIEILAENVYNVYLRMKN; encoded by the coding sequence ATGAAGGTCTTGCATTTAAATGCTGGTAACGAAACTGGAGGCGGCATGTTCCATATCATGTCCTTATTGGGCCAATTGAAAAAAGAGGAGTGCATGCTTGGGGTGTTTGAAGAAGGGGAACTATACCGGCGGTCGGTGACTGCAGGGATAAAAACCGAACTTTTCCTTCAGCATTCCAAATATGATTTTTCCATTTTGAAACGTTTACGGGACTTTATCCGTCTAAATGATATAGACCTCATCCATACCCATGGTCCGCGGGCCAATATATACGGTGCTTTTTTGAAGCGCCTCATAAAACGACCTTGGCTCCTCACGGTTCACAGTGCGCCCCATCATGACTTTTTGGGCCAGGGTTTAAAGGGAAAACTGTTTACTGGCCTGCATGTAAGGTCATTTCAATATGCCGATCATGTATTGGCGGTTTCCGACCGCTTTAGACTTGACCTGATCGATCAAGGAATCGATCCGACAAAGATCACCAAGATCCTAAATGGGATCGACTTCGAAAAAAAACTGCCGACACCCTTTCAAAGAAGGGAGTTCGGTTTTGGCGAAGATGACTTCATCATCATCATGCCTGCAAGGCTTGAACCTGTAAAAGGCCATGAATTTGCCTTGGAGGCGTTGCGTGCTGTGGTTTCTAAGTCACCACTTGTAAAACTTTTGCTTGTAGGGGATGGCAGCAGGAGGAAGACTCTGGAACGTGTCGTCGTGGATACCGGATTATCCGATAATGTCATCTTTTTGGGGCATCGGGCAGATGTGGAAAGAATCTATCCGATGGCGGACGTCACATTGCTCACTTCCTTGAGCGAGAGCTTTCCGCTCGTTTTACTTGAAGGGGCAAGGTCAAGTCTTCCTGCCATCACTAGTGATGTCGGCGGTGTGAAGGAATTGATCCCCGATCCGAGCAAGGGCTGGGTTACGGAAATAGGAAATGTCGGCAAACTTGCGGAAGCCATCATTCATGCTTTGGAACTGAAGGAATCCGGTGAACTGACAAAGATAGGGTCAGATTTACAAAAATTTGCAAAAAACAACTTTTCTATAGAGATTTTAGCCGAAAACGTATATAATGTTTATTTGAGGATGAAAAATTAA
- a CDS encoding glycosyltransferase family 4 protein, which translates to MLIGALLVAFLLSIFLTPFVGKLAFKLGATDKPNERKVHSKIMPRMGGLAIFLSFFITFLLFTNDFSGQLPLLVGALIIILIGMADDIYELKAAPKFLGQILAALIIVLWGGLEVEFINLPFFTDTLEFGILSTPITILWIVSIINAINLIDGLDGLAGGVSTIALVTIATMALIKGDLFVATVALIVIGSTLGFLKYNFHPAKIFMGDTGALFLGYIIAVLSLLGFKNVTMISLIVPIIILGVPISDTFFAIIRRLVNKQPISAADKSHLHHCLINLEFTHKQTVLLIYALAACFGLAAIIFSFATMWGALILVTGLLLIIEIFVEKIGLVNSNYQPLLKMLNFKNKP; encoded by the coding sequence ATGTTAATCGGGGCCTTGTTGGTAGCTTTTTTATTATCCATTTTTTTGACTCCTTTTGTCGGAAAGCTGGCCTTTAAATTAGGAGCTACCGATAAACCGAATGAGCGAAAAGTGCATAGTAAAATTATGCCGCGCATGGGCGGTTTAGCTATATTTTTAAGTTTTTTCATTACTTTCTTACTGTTTACGAATGATTTTTCCGGACAATTGCCACTCCTGGTCGGCGCACTGATCATCATATTGATCGGAATGGCGGATGATATTTATGAATTGAAGGCTGCACCCAAATTTCTGGGCCAGATTCTTGCTGCCCTCATCATCGTCTTATGGGGCGGTCTTGAAGTGGAATTCATCAATTTACCGTTCTTTACGGATACACTGGAATTTGGAATATTAAGTACGCCCATCACTATTTTATGGATTGTCAGCATCATCAATGCCATTAACCTGATAGACGGTCTCGATGGCCTTGCAGGCGGTGTTTCGACGATTGCATTAGTGACGATTGCAACGATGGCGCTCATCAAAGGTGATCTATTCGTTGCCACGGTTGCCTTGATCGTAATCGGAAGCACTCTGGGCTTCCTGAAATATAATTTCCATCCGGCAAAGATCTTCATGGGGGATACAGGCGCCCTGTTCCTAGGTTATATCATTGCCGTCCTGTCCCTTCTAGGGTTTAAAAACGTTACGATGATTTCCTTGATCGTACCGATCATCATTTTGGGCGTGCCGATTTCGGATACATTTTTCGCGATTATCCGCAGGCTTGTCAATAAACAGCCGATTTCTGCTGCTGATAAATCCCATTTGCACCACTGCTTAATCAATTTGGAGTTCACTCATAAGCAAACCGTCCTGCTTATCTACGCCCTAGCTGCTTGCTTCGGCCTGGCAGCCATCATATTCTCATTTGCGACGATGTGGGGGGCTTTGATCCTGGTGACGGGTCTGCTGCTGATCATAGAGATTTTTGTCGAGAAAATCGGTTTGGTCAACTCAAACTACCAGCCGCTGCTGAAGATGCTCAATTTTAAAAACAAACCATGA